In Humulus lupulus chromosome 6, drHumLupu1.1, whole genome shotgun sequence, a single genomic region encodes these proteins:
- the LOC133781733 gene encoding uncharacterized protein LOC133781733 — protein MAAKCHQFANHDEHVIDTWKDSHLRKLTKVFVNDTARETFEKMTEELERARLQSQSQGPTEGTETGFAAESSSIDQYEIMSKVLGERSDFQRGVGYNKGKGKKSASSSTSQSQSQAQPTHTPQEDMATMAEMMKSMREEIRMLKSQQGPSGNPQHTSTETESRFESLLQRYLPSQPEGGISSQSPPPWSMPQQQQHLYPPQQNYPNMYGRSSQSPPFYYPDVPAGSQTSHPRRRDFGDSSQQQHPQQMYGQFVSSS, from the exons ATGGCAGCTAAGTGtcaccaattt gcgaaccatgatgaacatgttattgatacttggaaagatagccatttgagaaaattgacaaaagtttttgtcaacgacacggctcgagaaactttt GAAAAAATGACGGAAGAGCTTGAGAGGGCACGACTTCAAAGCCAGTCTCAAGGACCGACGGAGGGAACTGAAACTGGATTTGCTGCTGAATCCTCGTCGATCGATCAGTACgagattatgagtaaagtacttggggagaggtctgactttcaaagaggagtaggttacaacaaaggcaaagggaaaaaatcagcttccagctccacaagtcaaagtcagtcaCAGGCCCAACCTACTCATACACCTCAGGAAGACATGGCTACTATGGCGGAAATGATGAAGTCAATGCGTGAAGAGATCCGGATGTTGAAATCTCAACAAGGTCCATCTGGTAATCCTCAGCATACCAGTACAGAAACTGAGTCGCGGTTTGAAAGCCTTCTCCAACGatatttaccatcacaacctgaaggtggtatatcttctcaaagtccacctccttggtcgatgccacaacaacaacaacatttgTATCCACCTCAACAGAATTATCCAAACATGTATGGACGCTCCTCCCAGTCCCCTCCTTTTTATTACCCCGACGTCCCTGCAGGATCTCAGACGTCACATCCTAGGCGTCGTGACTTCGGGGATTCATCACAGCAACAACATCCACAGCAAatgtatggtcaatttgtgagttcGTCGTAG
- the LOC133784743 gene encoding S-adenosyl-L-methionine:benzoic acid/salicylic acid carboxyl methyltransferase 1-like gives MEEGQVFPMNSGAGKASYANNSLLQKTVISKVRATVEDSALEVYFKTSPESMRIADLGCSSGPTALSVASYILDAILFQLKQMNQKKPLTLQVFLNDLPGNDFNTVFQSLSSFYERLKKKKKNDPICFVMAVPGSFYGRLFPNNSMHFIHSSYSLHYLSKAPNGLVSETGVTHNKGNIYITKTSPDVVVKTYLRQFEEDFTVFLRCRSEEMVIGGCMVLTMMGSAISNDPKHMLEIVGRVLNDLVSQVCGTITHLFSFVIYFHINIAKIIFGIIEEKSVDNFNVPAYCPTEKEARKVIEEDGSFRLQKLEVFQLPWDAGFNESKGKNDINNKYDRGKYISDYIRAVLEPILMKQFGESLIIDDFFERFTQKIIESIANENWHYVNLVISLTKN, from the exons atggaagaagggcaagttttCCCCATGAATAGTGGTGCCGGGAAAGCTAGCTATGCAAACAACTCCTTACTTCAA AAAACGGTGATTTCCAAAGTAAGAGCCACGGTGGAAGACAGTGCCTTAGAGGTTTATTTCAAAACCTCTCCAGAGAGTATGAGAATTGCTGACTTAGGTTGCTCTTCTGGGCCAACTGCTCTTTCCGTTGCATCTTACATTTTGGATGCAATATTGTTTCAACTGAAGCAGATGAATCAGAAGAAGCCATTGACACTCCAAGTGTTCCTCAACGATCTTCCTGGGAACGATTTCAACACCGTGTTTCAATCGCTTTCGAGCTTCTATGAgaggttgaagaagaagaagaagaatgatccCATATGCTTTGTCATGGCCGTGCCAGGGAGCTTCTATGGAAGACTTTTCCCTAATAACTCCATGCACTTCATTCATTCTTCTTATAGTTTGCATTATTTGTCTAAG GCTCCAAATGGATTAGTTAGCGAAACTGGAGTAACACATAACAAAGggaatatttatattacaaagacAAGTCCTGATGTGGTTGTGAAAACATACTTGAGACAATTTGAAGAGGACTTCACAGTCTTTTTAAGGTGTCGTTCCGAAGAAATGGTCATTGGTGGTTGTATGGTACTAACGATGATGGGCAGTGCTATAAGTAATGACCCTAAACATATGTTGGAGATTGTGGGAAGGGTGTTAAATGACTTGGTCTCTCAGGTATGTGGTACAATTACTCATCTTTTTTCTTTCGtaatttattttcatataaatattGCTAAAATTATTTTT GGCATAATTGAAGAAAAAAGTGTGGACAATTTTAACGTACCAGCTTATTGTCCGACGGAGAAGGAAGCGAGAAAGGTGATTGAAGAAGATGGATCTTTCAGGTTGCAAAAGCTCGAAGTTTTCCAACTTCCTTGGGATGCTGGTTTTAATGAATCGAAAGGCAAAAAcgatattaataataaatatgataGAGGGAAATATATTTCAGATTACATCAGAGCGGTTTTAGAGCCAATTCTGATGAAACAATTTGGAGAAAGTCTCATCATCGATGATTTCTTTGAGAGGTTTACCCAAAAAATTATTGAATCTATTGCCAATGAAAATTGGCACTACGTAAACTTGGTTATTTCGTTGACAAAGAATTAA